The genomic stretch GAGCGGCCCCACCTACGACCGCGAGATCAGGAAGACCCCGAAGCAGATCACGAACGTCCCGGCGAGCCGAAGAAGGGTCACCGGCTCGTCGAACAGATACCGCGAGCTGATCACGACGATCACGTACCCGAGGCTCACCATCGGGTAGGCGAAGCTCAGGTTCACGCGCGAGAGGATCACCATCCACATGAGAGCGGAGATCCCGTAGAGGCCGAAGCCTCCGAGCACGTACGGGTTCAGAAACGCCGCGGGGATCTTCTGGAGAACCTCTCCCGCGTGGATCTTCCCGATCGTGTTCATCCCGTGCTTCATCACGAGCTGTCCCACCGATCCGGTCGCCACGGAGAAGAGGATCATGAGGAAGTTCTTCAGAGTGGGGCTCATCTTCCCTCCACGGGTCGGGCGGTCCGTGCGCGCCCGGTCCATCAACGAATCACCGGAGGAAACCGGCGTCCCCAAAGGTACCCGAACCCCGCGGCCGCGCGCAATGCCCTCCTTCGGCCGGGCGTGTTCCACGCTTCAGGGACCGCCGAGGACGATCATGGAGGTCGCGGGGGGACTTCAGGGCAACGGAAATCCGTCACTGAGCATTCGGGCGGCCGGGTCCTGTCGGCCATCCGTCCGCTGCGATGCTCGCCAGTCGCCCTTTCGGGCTTGATGGCTGCGCTTCTCGCGGACGCCTGTGGCCGCCACCCGGCCGCGGTGTGGATCGAGGGCGCATTTCGGTGCCGGGCTACGAAACGACGAGAATTCCGTAGCCCGCCACCAAAATCCCGCGAGATCTCATACCCGGAGCAGCGTCACCGGAAGAGCGTCTTGATCGCACCCCACGATGCGGGCTCGATCGATGTCTCCTCGCAGGAGAACGTCGCGTCCATCAGGATGTTCACGGGGCCTAGTTGGTCCCCAAAAGTCTGCGGGGGACAGTAGGGAAACCCCTCTTCCCCGTAATACATGGAGTAAGCCACCGTCGGGATTGGGGCGCAGCCGATTTCCTGGTTCTTGCTGTTATTGTCGGTAATCAAGTACGGGCGCCCGCCCCAGTCCATGACCGCCGTCAACGCGACGAGATCGCTTTCCGTCGTTCCGAGCCCCGCGTAGTAGTTCCAGCGCTCGATCGGATCTTGGCGGTTCAATGATCCGATCGGGGGCCCTGCCTTGCAGTACGACGAATCCACCGGATACAAACGATAACTCACGGTGTAGGTGTATCCGGGGTGTGTGTATCGCCAGTACCACCAGAACCCCTCATTCGTGCACGGAGCTCCCGGGGTCTTTCCGCATTCCGACGGCAAGTCAAAGACGACACCCGCCTCATCCGCACAGCTCCAAGCCCACAAGTACACCCAGCCCGAGCACGTGTTGTAGTACGCAACCGAGCAGGCGTCGAGACGAAGAGACTCCCCTCCGTGCGGAACGACCTCATCCCGGATTTCCTGAAAAGGAATACGAGGCTTGGCCGAAGCGGCTCCGGCAAGAATCAAAACAACGAGGATCGCCGTGATTCGCGCGCCCACGATGGGACCCGCTACAGACCGGAAGCCTCCGGCCGGGTGGGAATGCTCTCTCGAGTCTTCTCTCATTGAAGCACCTCCGGGGGAATCATTGGACTATGCTGCCATTCTCACCTTCGCATGAGCCGTACGTGTCTGTCGAGATCTCCTTGGCGCCGCTCTGACGCCGGACTTGCATGGTCCCCAGCATGTCTATCGCAGCGACGCGATCTTCTTGAACCAAGGGTCGAATCCCTTGCATGTCAGTCTCAGGAAGTAGGTCCCGGAGGAGGCAAGACTCCCACTCGTGCTCTTCCCCGTCCAAACCACGACGCCCCATCCGTGAGAGCCGCGAATCCTCGGGAACTCGTACACGACTCTCCCCCCAATGTCGTAGATCCGGATCTCGATCTCCCTATCCGCGGCGGGGATGAAGTACCGGATCTCCACGCTCGCGTTGAACGGATCCGGAACTGCCTGAAGAACCAACGGTTCGTAAGGCTCTGGTCCCGGCGCGGCCTCGCCGCCCGGCACGGCCGAAGGAATCAAGGCCTCGCACAAGGGGATCGTATCCGTGCAGCTCGCGCAGACATCGAGAGCCCCGATGAGCCCGCACCCGGAATTCTCCGGCGAACACGGCGAGCTCTCGTGCAACGCGTAGAGGAAACATGGATTCGGCAGGCAAAGAAGCGGGTCTTCGTAGAGGAGCCCGAAGACCGAGTCGGAATCCATCGGAACTCCCGAAATGTCCGGGCCTGTGTTCATCCAGAAGTCCGAGCAGCTCAGCGTGACAATTCCCCCCAGAGAATCGCAGACGACCCCGCCTCCCTCCGAACAAGCGACGATGTTGTGGTGGAAGTCGAGCTGGAACGAACCGCTTCCGGAATACACGGCTCCTCCCTTGTTCGGCGCCGCCTTGTTGTGGACGAACGTGTTGTTCCGAATCACCGGGTGCTGGGGAACATCGCGCGCCTGCGTCGCGATCGCCCCTCCCGCCACATCCGCACTGCAACGATCGAAAACATTGAACTCGATGGTAGGGCTCGTTCCACCCCCCACCAGATAGATCGCCCCTCCATCCGATCCCCAGTTCTGATAGAAATGATTCCCCCGAACCACCCCACCGCTGTTCTCGAACACCAATGCCCCGCCCGGGTAGCGGGTCGTGTCCTCAGGTTCGCATCCGTTCCAGGAGAACACGTTGTTCTCGATCGCAGGGGCCGACTCGTGAGAAACAAACACTGCACTCCCTTGCGGCCGTCCAGTACCGCCACCCGTCGTACACTTGTTGTTCCGGAAAACGTTATCCACGATGCGCGGCGATCCGTACGTGCGCAGAGCACCTCCGTGACGACCCCGGTTGTGCTGGAAGACACAATCCCTGACCGTGACCGAGCCGGTCGCGGCATTCGTGCAGAACATGCCGCCCGCGCCGTAGGCCTCGCCCATAGAAATCCTTTCCGAATACCCATGCTCGAACGTGAAACCTCGGATCTCTACTGCAACCAGCGAAGCATCGATCGCGGAGGTATCACAGACCAACACGCAGACGTGGGGGGTCAACGTGTCCTTCCCCACGAAGGTATACCCCGCTCCTGCCACGCCAAGAACGACGATGCTGTCCCTGTCCACCGCGAACGTCGTGACGGATGTATAGAACTTCGGCGGAGGGCCTTCATGAAACATCTCATAGGGACGGGTGATCAGCGTGTCGTAGGTCCCCGGATTCACGCAGACCGTATCTCCTGCTGCGGCGGTGTCGATGCACGTCTGGATGTCGTTGCAGTCGCAGTCGGTTCCGATGTCGCCGTTGTCGTT from Candidatus Eisenbacteria bacterium encodes the following:
- a CDS encoding right-handed parallel beta-helix repeat-containing protein, producing MCGWQNTEFTEGTFAAFEGAVVCVAGEQDEGGGDDDGDQGEGEPDSSLTECDSLPCCPYVAEKPATGRVWVVNDNGDIGTDCDCNDIQTCIDTAAAGDTVCVNPGTYDTLITRPYEMFHEGPPPKFYTSVTTFAVDRDSIVVLGVAGAGYTFVGKDTLTPHVCVLVCDTSAIDASLVAVEIRGFTFEHGYSERISMGEAYGAGGMFCTNAATGSVTVRDCVFQHNRGRHGGALRTYGSPRIVDNVFRNNKCTTGGGTGRPQGSAVFVSHESAPAIENNVFSWNGCEPEDTTRYPGGALVFENSGGVVRGNHFYQNWGSDGGAIYLVGGGTSPTIEFNVFDRCSADVAGGAIATQARDVPQHPVIRNNTFVHNKAAPNKGGAVYSGSGSFQLDFHHNIVACSEGGGVVCDSLGGIVTLSCSDFWMNTGPDISGVPMDSDSVFGLLYEDPLLCLPNPCFLYALHESSPCSPENSGCGLIGALDVCASCTDTIPLCEALIPSAVPGGEAAPGPEPYEPLVLQAVPDPFNASVEIRYFIPAADREIEIRIYDIGGRVVYEFPRIRGSHGWGVVVWTGKSTSGSLASSGTYFLRLTCKGFDPWFKKIASLR